The genomic segment CATACCAGCAAAATCCAGGAAGCAGTTTAAAAACGCAAGTCTGACAGATTCTTGAATTTCTTGAAGTTGCATAAACATGTCCTCTGACTTTGTTGCCTCATTCTTTAGGGACTGAAGCATCCTGAAGTGATCATCATAGAAAAATATTAGCCCtaattttcagaaaaaagaaaataataactGTAAAGTCGGGTTCAGGGTCTTTTATCCAAATTAAGATCttgacttttttttcttgttgatGCATATGATATACAGAAACTTTAAACTTCGCTTCAAAGACAGTGAACTAGAAAAGTAAAGTTGAGAGATAAACTACAGAGAAATCTTCAACTATGTCCCTACAACAATCAAGAAAATGAACTCTTACAAATTAAACACAAGTTCTGATGTTAAcaacatataatttaaatagttcTTGGCTTATTCAACTTCTATTAACAACTTGggtttaaaactatttttcttgGATCATTTTGCAAAAAATTTCACAGTTATGTTCCCATTATATACAACCCATAGTTTCAACCCCACGTAATGGGCTATGGAATGCCAAAAGATGTGGATCGTCCAGCCATCTAACCAAGTAGAACAAGTGCCTACATCTTTTGGGCACAACACTTGAGGAACTGCTAACAGTCCGACAGAGCATAACAATAGCTTATGCCTTTTAGGATAAAAACTAGAGGGATATGCACCGGATTGTTACTTGAGGGGTTGTGGGCAATCTATTTGAGTCAACCAGGACATGGGTTGAACACAGCTGAGCTGACTATGTAGAATCTTTAGCAAAGCAAACACTGAAGCTAACATATCCTGCCTTATAGCTACTAGCAACTTTTTCCATAACATAATCTTCATGGGTCAGAAAGGCATATGGGCCACAGGCCTACATTTATGGGTTTCAAGAGATTTCTAACATGACGGAACAAGCACCACCATCCCTTCACATGTGAGAATGGTATTATACACATCACCCCCTGGAAAAAGGTGGGACCCATTACAAGTCAGCTACAGTAGTGCAGAATCCATATATAGGTTTCATCCCTCCCCTTAATCACATCAGGTCCCACTTAGTAAATCTTATTGAGATTTCTTGAGTTCTCAACTAGTTTTAAGACTCCTCTGTAACTGTGCTCTCCGGTGTGAACAAGTGGAAACAAGTGGCACGGCTACAATTTGGAATTTTGGAGGGATGTTAAATCTCtggctctctctctctcacacacacatgtatatcatataaaataagGGATCAAATTACTCCTACTCACCCTTCATCTTCTTTTAATCTAATGGTTCTGTCATAGTTATAGAAATAAGGAACAGATagtatataattaagaatatttacGTTATAATGTATTATTAGGAACAtcttcattaattattagagCATATCAAATCTCctctatttattgtatttattatttttttcttaacatgAATAAAGAATTCATGTTGCATTAAAAACACACTGTTTCAGATTAATGTCTTTCTCTTTCCTATAGCAGAACGAATTCCAAAAAGTAACTCATTTAATTCTTAGATTTAAAGGAGATGGGGTGGAAAGTTATAGGCAAAAAATATGATATTCAGCTTCCCttgtaatataaataaagcaaactaattgcatgaaataaatctttataaaaattaaataaggaaatGAATATCTCATGCACCATAACTAAGATTAGGAATCAATCAACCTGGAAGAAAATTTaatgagaaaatattgactAGTATGATTACCAAACAAAAATCAACCGAGTTAATTTCATCATATGAGAAGACCAATAAAAGCTCCAGTAAGGAAAGatgatcaaattaaaaaattgttctttttaaaatttttagagAGCAACCTAATAAAACATTATAGAAAAAGACCAAGCTCTAAGtggttttacaaaaaaattgtgTCTGCTATGGTTCAGTGGGCACTGGCTCATGTAACTAAATCCGCCAATTGAGATAAATGCCAATTGGACAGCCACCTTAACATACTCAGAAGGAGATGATATTATACTATGAATTTGCATCCCATAtgcaaaagaaggaaaaatgaaaCTAATCACCTGCCTCGTTATTAGAATAGTATTATACTCTAACACCAAATAGTTGGGTTTATATTCCATTCTACTCGCTTACTTCACTTTAAGGCATCAGATCCtatatgaatatattaaaacttACAAATTGATTTGATCCATTGCAGAAGCTACAACTGAACGGAACATTAAAGGCAAGAATGAGATTGCGTATGGGGATTTATTCCTTTCAAGAATTGAAACAATAACCCATGTCACATCCTTTGAAACCTCATCAACTGATGCCCGCATCCAAGAACAGAGCCTCAGTACGTAGATCCTTGTAATCTCTGATTGCAATGTTCGGATGGCACAAACTGCAACAAAGGGAGTGACATATGCACTCAAGATCAAAACCTTAATAAATGACAACAACTTCTAGATTTGAAGAACTGATACCAGCAATAGGAGGTGCGGCTTCCTTCAATTCCAAAGCTGCACATGCTTTAGATATATCTTCTATTGCCTCACTCATGTAGGACCGGAGGACATTTGATTCCTCCAGATCGTGAAAAATGTTGGTAACCTACACCAATAGCAGGGTGGGTATCAGCATACACGCAAAACAAATAGGAAACGGAAAAATTATGTTTGTCAAATCAACCATGTTGCAGTATTACATACTTCTCTAAATTACTAGAGTAAGTTTTATCATGTCGTGcttttaagtttatataataaaaaaaataggcttTCAAATATCAAGAATAGGACtacagagaaaaagaagagggtgaaaatACAAGCCAGATATtcatgaaagaaaaagtaaatgtaTATATGACTGAATAAACAAGTCATCTAAGTTAAATTCAATATAGACTATATGATAAGAGCTCACTCATCACTATAAAGACCGATAGCACTAACTGAAAACTTTGTTATAGTGTAATAGCACAAGAAAAGGGTAAAAAAACATTATCTAGACCACAAGACAAAAGCACTTCTTACCTCTAGTAAGAggttttaatgtaaaataaaaatgcactCTTTGTGGACATCTATAGCCAGACAAAAGAACAGAAAAATCTGATAGGTACCACAATTTGAATATGAACAAAAGAGTATTTGTATTGAAACATAGCTAAAAACAGAGAAAATCCACTATTATACATTAGATTGAAGAGAATTTTAAGTACAACTATGAATTCACTTCCCTCTTCCTTCAATATTCTTGTTTATCCCTTCTTTAACTCTCCTAGAAGGTGGGCATAAGTTATGCCCAACTTCTCTTCCTTTTTACTACAGACAGTGCAACCTGCACCACCTCTCGTCTCTCATACACAAGCAGGCCTAGTTTGAGGCTCattttcccttttctcttttattccCCAGCCCGCCCCCCCTGCTTCTATATGCCTTCATTATGGACCTATGAAATCTAACCCAGAAAATTCAACAAACATTTCTAACCCAAATCTCCAAATTGACATGATGCTAAATCAGAGATGaaactaaataaatagaaaagtaaaaagaacatgctattaaaacaaattacaacactgcatagagaaaaatagaagataTATTCTCCATGTATACTATAAAGAAGCTGATAagtcagaaaataaaaaatttcatagaAGAAAGGGTCGGTCATGGGAACACAATAATTACCTTGACTCCATACAGTGATATTGTGCTGCATATCATTGCGGAAATTTCATCCAAAGAATGACTTGAGTATTTCACATCTCCAGccttttcttcaattttatttgCAGAACTGTTGGAATTTGAATCAGTGGAAACTTGGGAAGactggaaaaagaaaaaagggcCCCCTAAATATATGGCAGATGTAATTATGGGTgataagtttaagaaaataaacaaaactataataaaatatatagaatggtaaaatacaaaaaaaaaaatatcataactgCATTTCCAGAAGTAATGGAGCCAAGACGCAATATTATCAatgaagagaaattaaaaactcaaaagaatgaaaataaaattttataaataatgtaattcagaataaataaaagatttcaGATAATGTAActcaatgaaaataaaattttacaaataattcaAGCACACGTCTTCCCAAATAACAATACCTTAGCAAATTTTCCACTGAAAACAGACAGAGCAACTTTCCAGAATGCTGGTATATGATGGACAATAACTGCAGTTAATCTACGGATATACCTTCCTCTTAAACCATCAACCTCTTCACCAATAGGGGAGTAGTTGATATCTGACTGACAATAgttaacaaaaacaatattaaaaaaatgccACCCCCAAAAATTTATCCTAGCTTAATGACAATAAACTTACAGAATCATTCACATCTTGAATCTGCATCCATCTGGCATCAGAAAGAGCCCTGTCACGCAAATCATTATGCAAATTTTCCATTCTAGTCTCGTGATCTAAAGTGCACTTCTCGAGCAGACCGCGAATTCTCTGATTCTGTGAAGGAAAAAACCCAAAAGACTCAAAAATTTGGCCATCACAATGAAAGTGAGAGTGATAAGTTCAGAGATAACTAGAGCCCAAAGGGTGACAAAAATAAATGTGTGAAATACTTAGGTGGGGCAGTTAGTACTGTTGAACtataggaaagagaaaaatattgagCTTAAATCATGTGTTTCAAAGAGAGCACAAGTACTTTGTTTATATTGAAAAGAGAGGAACCAATGCAATAAATAGAGATTATAAGTAAAAATgttcttaataatatatatttatacacacacacacacatatatatatatatatataatctagatATTCTTAATTATCTAGGATCAATTCCTTAATTCTAAAACTATAACATTTTCTCTCAAGTTGGGGTATGTAAGTTGTACGTGTCCAACTTGCTGCAAATATAACCAATTCTTGATCCTCTTAGAGACTTGGTGAATATGTGAGCCAACTATTCACTAGAGTTGACAAATATTGTGGGTGATGTCCCTAGACTCTAGTTTTTCTCTTAAGAAATGACAATCTActtcaatatatttaatcttcTCATGAAAGACAAGGATTAGAGGAAATATGTAATGCTGCATGGTCGTCACATATAAGGTGTATTTGGGAACCTTCATCAAATTTGAGTTCTTTGAGTATTATTTCAGTTCAGCCATATGAGCTCACAAGTATATAATGTCATTGCCCTATTCTGCATTTTATCTTGCCACAACATGTTATCTCTTTTCCAAGATATTAAATTGCCTCTAACAAGAACACAATGCCCTGCTGAAGTGGAGCCTCTGTTGCTCGGTGCCCCACCCAGTCAACATCAAAACATCCAATAATTTGAGTATTTCCCTTATCGTAATAaaggaaaaacaatttttattcttttccagATAACCTAAGGATAGGGAAAAGATTGAACCACCACATGAGAATGGGTGGCTTGAATCAACGATTGGATAGATCAACGCAGCACAATCCCAACCTTGTGTTTGCTGGAGAAAAATGAGGTCGCCAGAAACATTATCAAAAGACTTGACAAAGGCGGTGCTGGAACATAGAATCGGAACCTAGGAGAAAggatcacaaaaagaaaaataaaatcctaCAGAGGCAATAGGTCTATTGGGTCAAcacaattttgaaaaagaaatcaatACAATAGAATAGATGTGATATCCTCACATAACAAAGATATgtacaacaataaataaaagcatTCATAATAACACatataatctaaattttatCGATCATATACGATCAGTTActtcttaataaaattataacaggTACAAATTATCGTGTTATAAAAATCAGGCCAACAACAGCAACATTCTATCAATTGACATTCAATCCTTACTACTCAATACTGTTTAGCATACAGTCAAAAAAAACTTGAGAAGTAAATAAGGAAATTAAATGGCATATATTTCATTCTAGCATGGATATGAATTTTTAACCTGTATATTCAAATAATGCCATACTGGATCTGACTCCGGCTCCAAATCCAACAGTAACCTCACAGTATTCTCAAGCTACACGAAAAATCCAAGTGTTATAATCATCGTAGCAAACAGAGAATAAAGATAATTGCAATCCATCTCTAACTTAATCACCATATTAAATATCACCAGTCCATGATGCTCTCCATgcaaacaatattaaatatcaaCAGGTAAAGGTAGGTTTTACTACACTCCGtgcaaacaataaaattataagtattaTGTAATATCTTAAATATTCTTCAACAAGTACATCACAGAATCAAACACGATCATGATCATGACAAAGATCAAATTCTGTTTTAGAAAACTGCCTATTCTTTAAATGACGCTACCCTAAAGTCCTTTTCATTATCACTATTTGTGACCTATGGGATTTATTTTGATGAGTTTTCCGTAGTTCTACAGTAAATTCAGTgagttatttttttccttttatagaTATGAAAACATAAATGAAGTAAATAATGATGAAAAGTACAATGGGGGCAGAAGATAAGCTATCCTAAAAAGCATAAAATTCTAAAGACTAGTAGTAAGAAAACAGAATGCAGCAAGGCTATCAAAAATCTCTTTACATATTGGACATGACAACGACTTTGATATTATGAAGTATTAGGTCCAACGGAGACGTTGCAAGAGACCAATGTCCAAAAactcaaaacaaaatatcataaaatgaAATGTATGCAACATGACAAGAGATCTAAAGTAACATCCAACATTTGCATATTCCTGTACAACCTTATCCAAAAATCAATATCAATGTCCTTCTCTTGTATATTAACCTATAATCTATAATGGTGAGCCTCACAAAAGAACATTAAGAGACAAATATAATAATGTGAGTACTTGGTTTTCTTGGATGAGTGGaattgtgagaaaaaaaaaacaatagaaagaaatttaaagCATGTAAATACAAGGAAAATAGACTAGAAAAAATGTATTGCTTAGACAGACCGAAATAGAATGAAAGTGTGAAATTTTCCTATTACTAAGTTAGATGATCGAAAAAGAAAGTGGAAAGAAATAGGAATATTGTAAACTTTTTAcactaattaaaaacaatagtttaacttcaaaaatgaaaatttttatactattttttcttaatgatttttaaaaaatatatcaataaactCAATTTACTTTTAGACATTTTCACAGAAGGACAAAAGCCAAGGCCCATAACACATTTCCTCCCACGTATTATTCAATTTCACGCCACTAGAGAAGTGAATTTTCTTTGGGTGCTCCCTTCCCCTTTCCCACCTAATCTCTTGTATCATTGTTTGCCTAAtggttaaaatgaaaaaatcattCTTTTAACTCCCAGTCCCCACCAAAATGTGTGCATCCGAACAAAGGGTTAGTCTCTTTACAAAAAGATCCAAAAACAAGAAGACATTATGTTTCAAGAAAGGCATATTCAACTTCTCAAGCCAATTTGCTAAGTTTCACAATTTTTCTATGATAAGGAAGTGAGAGACACTATTCTTATATTCtatgttatatttaaattaacttttcaaGTTAAAACCGtgctttttttcttcaataacaGAGTTATATAGAGGTGTTGGCTCATGTATGTGAacctaaaatttttaattatagatGCCTAATTAGAAGTGCCTAATACATATTAGAGAGGTGTTAACGTCAGAAACCTGCCCAACAATGACACTTCAAACACAACAGGTGTCAATGTCATAATTGTGCCCAACACTGAGTCACTTCAAACAAGAGAGGTGTCCAAGCCTCATGGTTTGAAAGGAAGGGCAGTATCAACAAACAGAAACTCAAAGAATAAGTAGCCTCAGTATTCTATCACACAGGCAAGGTAGTCAAAATCGAGATCTTACTCAAGATCAGAAAGGAAAATATCAATCATAAATCGAAAGATAGTAACATGGATAGTAAGATCCtacaaattttatgaaatttatattcaCACAAAAAATCATTATATGCCACTCAAAAGTTATAACTGAacttcataatatataaaataaaatagtacatCATCATTAAATAGctgaaaaaaagtgaaaaattatcTATTTTGGGGATGGAAGAGCTGCAGCCTAAACACATTTAAAGGGAGAGCAGGGGTTTCACTTGTGGGAAGAGAGGGAGTCAGTTGTGGCAGTTTTTCTCAGTTATAGAAGGGGGGGAGTcacacttttattttatcagTGCGTGGTAGTTTTAACAGAGtcgcttttttttttcaggtgCAACAAGGGCTGTTTCTAGAGAGACActttttttgttattctttGGGTGCAGTAACAGTTTTAAGAAATTGGGCTTAAATGGGCTAAACATTTTAGGTAAGAAAACAATTTCAACCTATTAAGATAAACCCTAGAGCTGTTTCCCACTACCCTCACGAAGAGTTGATGCAGGTAAGTTGACGCGAGAGTCACCATTGATAAAGGCACCACCACAAGCTCTGTCGGCTTCTCCCTCGCCGCTAGGAGGGACAGCACCACAAGAATTGCCGCTCCTACATGAGTTGCAATTTACAATGGTGATCCACTACCATCTATGAAGATTGTGATTTTTAAGTGAAGCAAAATCGGAGAGGGAGTGAAGATTGTAGACTCGTACAATCTCTGGATCACGATTTTAACTAGCATGACATAAGCAATAGGtttgatttgatttaattatgCTGCACACACCGAagtattttcttcaaaattcaaTCCAATAAATCACACCCATGTCATGTccaaatgaaatgcaatttcTTAAAAACACCAGCACAACTGTTTCAAGCTAGTATGAGCATCTCCCACAAACTACCCAAAAACCTTGCTACAATCCCACTACCAGTGGCATGTCCAAGAAGATGTGCTacaataaacattaaaatatcaTGACAAAACAAATCAAAGGAGATAAATTGGCGAATACATGCATTGTGCAAGTAAACATCAGCTCttatttatgcttttttttttaaccaaaaaaataacaacttcaTTCTAAATTGGCAAGCACAACCAAGTCAAGCAGTGTTATGAATCAGTTTCCACTAAGCAAGATGCACCAGAAATAATGTCACAGGTCAGCAAAATCAAAGGTAAAGCATACTGAAATGCAACCTCGTTTATAGTCCAGTGCTTCTTTgcaaataaattcatttattaccaggtaaattgaagaaataaaaacttacaCTTGCTAGATCTATTTGTGGATCTTCCATAGATTGGAAAAGCATGGTCTTGAAATCATTCATCACTTTCTCAACTTCTTCAAGAACACGTTTTAGTATACCTACCTGAATCTGATTTGAGGCCAAAAGATTAGTAAAGCCCAGTAAGTAAAAGATGCTTGGAagaaccagaaaaaaaaaattcacaaacatGATATACCCGTAAACTAATAAATGCTAAACTGGATGCAATTCTTATATTGCTACAATAGATGGATGaaacttgaaataaaaaatgtgtgaGCATGTATACCAGAATTTCAAGAAAccttaaaattattaaacttcgTTTACAAATCAAAGGGGGAACAATAGAAAAATCcacataaatataaaagttttgtaCATGAGAGGGTAGAGCAATTGATTTGGCCTTCTTGTACTCCCTGACTGCCAAATCGTATTCACCCTTACTAATGCTGCCACAGATAGTACTTGGCAGGTTGAAAAGTGTTCGAAACCTCTGTAGCATACCTTGGACAGTCCTAATTTTTTCTGCTTGAGCCTACAAAGTTCATTGAAGTcatgaataaattatttcaaatccAGAATAGCAGCCACACaaaaaaatcaagaacaaaGCCTTCAGCCACCTGTCTCTCGAATAAAGGCTTCAAAGCACGGTTAGCCTGCAAACTGACTCCCTGAATAATATTATACAAATGGGAAGTCCCAGACCCTTCAGGATCATCCTCAATACGTCTTAACTTTGACTCAATatctagagaaaaaaaaatgtttcacatcaaaaataaaataatcttgaGAAAGAATGAGTAAGAGTTTGAGCATTATAGGAGTGTCAGTCAGTCaagagtaaaatataaattttgtaagtTTAACTAGGTGTAATTGAATACAgtgcaaaaataaattcataccaTCAATTGTTGTTTTGCAAGAGACAAAGCAATCAAAGTTATCCTTAACCAACTGCTTTCTCTGCTCAGTACGACTTTTGAAATCAGTTTTCAAAGCAAGTGCACCAGCCTCCAGATCAGCAGCACTGGTATTACTGTGTATCCGTGCTAAAAACAACTTTGCATCAAAGTGCTCCGAAAAATACATCAATTTGTCTGTATAATGGCAACAAAAATGCTATCAACTTCATGAACACTTAAAGAAGAAACACATAAACGCAAGTACAGTCTAAAATATGAAACCCCTCTCATACATTGTATCTTATGTATTCaaagttattataaatatgaaatccTAAGAGAGGGTAACACActcttaaattcattttattcctCTGTATCTTTCTCAAGTATACTGTTCAGGATTTCCACCATGGCAGCTCTGAACCACCACTCTGCAAACACCCAACACAGTCACTGTGAGCCAACATGTGAAACACTATTAACCTCTGCCATGTTGTGGTGACTGGCAGAAAGTCCGCCACTGAATTCCCCCATGGCCATTTTTTAATAACACTGATCTATAGAGGACCTTTCCTTAATTTATCCCAATTGTTGTGCTCTTGTGTCCATTTATTGATGGCAGATTAATTTCCTTGGGTCCCGAGTTGCGAATTACTTAACTCCAAAATTTGATCAGTCCTATACTCCTATTTAAATCATATAATCAGTTTCTAAAGAAACAGGAAACGTTAGAGCATCATGCTAAAGTTTATGATTCCACTCCAAGCCATGATGCCTAAGCACCCTAGGTGAAATGTGAAGACTAAGATTTCTTCCATTTATCTTCATCTTTTCAACTCTGATTTCTAATAATTAAAAGTCCTATTCAGATCATTACATTATCTCACAATTCAAAGGCCAAAACCACTTACCAACAAATTCTTCCATATTCTAATTCAGTACCCAAATTAATGTCTGATGTTACTCTTTACCTTCCTAAAGCAAAACCTTTACTCGATTGAAAAATGACAAATAATGAACTGCAATGAATTGGCATCAATGATAACTACAAAACAAGACCACATCTGTCCTGGTTGATAGTAAGAGTGCTTCCAGGGTATTTCTTTTCTCGTTATCAAATATTGTAACAAGACATgatttgtgtgaaaaaaaaaaaaagtacattaCGTATGAAAAAATAAGAACACTATAAAGGCAGATATTCTAAAGTAAATATGCTACATAAcatctaaatataaaaatagttacCACGTAGGTTGCCTTCCAGAATATCCTTGTCAATATTGGGAGAAGTATGTGAAGACTCGGTGATCAGCCTTAGTGTTCTGTTGTCTATGATACTGCCAAATGTCAACACAAATAAGTCTCCAGGATTAATCCCCCATGGAACTGAAGAAGCATGGAAATAACAAAACCATAGGGAGGGAAAAAGAGTAAAAACAATGTAAGAAAAGCATCAAAGTGAACTTTACCCCAACCCCAGTGGATCAACACATTCCATGCCACGAGGGAATGACTGTAAGTAGGTAAGACCCTTTCTACCCACTGCAGaagctttattttcaaattttggagGCACAAACTTTTGAGCCACTGGTGCTGTTCTTGTTTCCCTCATTTCACGAACCCTACGAGCAAGCTGTCAAAGAAGCCCAACTACATTAAATTAAACAGAATTTCATAAGTACTTTCATATAAAAcggatttttttaatttcatagaCCATGAACAAAGCATCTAAATTTCAAACTTCCAAGTTTGTGATGAATAGTATATTCcaaaaaattccatatatgattgtgaataataactataaataacaaaaaaagaaggaaacaaaacaacagaAATGACAGACCAAGTATATCCCATAAAACATAAGATACCTACAAATATAATCCCTTTCAACAGGCACATACCCCTCCAAGAACTCATTTCATTTAAGGCAAGCATAATCTCAGCCTAGCTTACAACATGGACATCAATAATAGGATCTATGATGTCATTAGTATATTATTGACTACCAGTAGATTTTCCACTACAGATAATAAGAAGTAGCAATTGTCAATTACATGTCATTTGAATGGCAGACAATCCAAAATGCCATGAAACATGATAGACATTGAACAAGCTGTTAAAAGAAGGAATTGATATAGACATTATTTACTATTTCACGTACACAGTATACATCAGGTTGGAACACGCAAGTTGCAAAAACACAAGTTGCAAATACTTAACGAACTGTTTCAAAACTATCACGTTGTAGTTACTTGAACTTGTTCTGAATTTGAATGCACAAGTCCACTGCAAGATCGTCTACCCGacaaacaatatcaaataacaGAATTAACTGTGAACAAAAGATGAAGAAAGAGAGGCAAAGGAGATAGAAGATCACACACTAATGATACCGTGGTTCAATTGAAGCATGAATGAGGCAAAGGAGATAGAAGATCACACACTAAAGATACCGTGTTCAATTGAAGCATTAATGAACTTCATCCTACGGCAGAATTACTATGAAAACAGATTTTACAACTTGATTTCTCCCTCTCAGTGAACTTTAACTAACTGAAGGCTAAGCATAAAGTTACTCGTACAATGACAATACAAGGTCCCCTTAATTATTCGCAAAGCCAACCAAAATAACTCTGCACAAGTGCACACAGGATATGGGAACAATGTCGCCCACACCTAGTCACAAGCACCTGAATAAGATGCTTCAATCTCGGTAAACATTCTAGGCATGCTATTAAGAATATACTATGTTAGACAATCTAAGAACCTTTG from the Vigna angularis cultivar LongXiaoDou No.4 chromosome 3, ASM1680809v1, whole genome shotgun sequence genome contains:
- the LOC108325969 gene encoding exocyst complex component SEC5A isoform X2; its protein translation is MRETRTAPVAQKFVPPKFENKASAVGRKGLTYLQSFPRGMECVDPLGLGIIDNRTLRLITESSHTSPNIDKDILEGNLRDKLMYFSEHFDAKLFLARIHSNTSAADLEAGALALKTDFKSRTEQRKQLVKDNFDCFVSCKTTIDDIESKLRRIEDDPEGSGTSHLYNIIQGVSLQANRALKPLFERQAQAEKIRTVQGMLQRFRTLFNLPSTICGSISKGEYDLAVREYKKAKSIALPSHIQVGILKRVLEEVEKVMNDFKTMLFQSMEDPQIDLASLENTVRLLLDLEPESDPVWHYLNIQNQRIRGLLEKCTLDHETRMENLHNDLRDRALSDARWMQIQDVNDSSDINYSPIGEEVDGLRGRYIRRLTAVIVHHIPAFWKVALSVFSGKFAKSSQVSTDSNSNSSANKIEEKAGDVKYSSHSLDEISAMICSTISLYGVKVTNIFHDLEESNVLRSYMSEAIEDISKACAALELKEAAPPIAVCAIRTLQSEITRIYVLRLCSWMRASVDEVSKDVTWVIVSILERNKSPYAISFLPLMFRSVVASAMDQINLMLQSLKNEATKSEDMFMQLQEIQESVRLAFLNCFLDFAGSLERISFEFAEQRMDEEGSQLPNGYIHESKNIPSDHHGGVTDPHQKLLIVLSNIGYCKDELSYELYNKYKHIWLHSSGKDEGNSDVKDLVNSFSALEGKVLEQYTFAKANLIRSAAMNYLLNSGIHWGAAPAVKGVRDAAVELLHTLVAVHAEVFAGAKPLLDKTLGILVEGLIDTFISIFRENEATDLSALDTNGFCQLMLELEYFETILNPYFTSDARDSLKALQGLLLEKATESVTDAIENAGHNRRPTRGSEDALADDKQQGTSISPDELISLAQQYSSEFLQLELERTRINTACFAESIPLDTMPEPAKSAYSPFRNSMDSPSKTYRGTNKTGSSNFPRHRH
- the LOC108325969 gene encoding exocyst complex component SEC5A isoform X1, producing MSSDSDEDELLQMALKEQAQRDLNYGKTSNSRKPVANYVQQPKKPGPPSKQSNSKSGVADDDDDSEVEMLSISSGDEDNVKDPVAASRTRGAAAAAAAAGRPARDDDRAWDGEEPSRWKHVDEAELARRVREMRETRTAPVAQKFVPPKFENKASAVGRKGLTYLQSFPRGMECVDPLGLGIIDNRTLRLITESSHTSPNIDKDILEGNLRDKLMYFSEHFDAKLFLARIHSNTSAADLEAGALALKTDFKSRTEQRKQLVKDNFDCFVSCKTTIDDIESKLRRIEDDPEGSGTSHLYNIIQGVSLQANRALKPLFERQAQAEKIRTVQGMLQRFRTLFNLPSTICGSISKGEYDLAVREYKKAKSIALPSHIQVGILKRVLEEVEKVMNDFKTMLFQSMEDPQIDLASLENTVRLLLDLEPESDPVWHYLNIQNQRIRGLLEKCTLDHETRMENLHNDLRDRALSDARWMQIQDVNDSSDINYSPIGEEVDGLRGRYIRRLTAVIVHHIPAFWKVALSVFSGKFAKSSQVSTDSNSNSSANKIEEKAGDVKYSSHSLDEISAMICSTISLYGVKVTNIFHDLEESNVLRSYMSEAIEDISKACAALELKEAAPPIAVCAIRTLQSEITRIYVLRLCSWMRASVDEVSKDVTWVIVSILERNKSPYAISFLPLMFRSVVASAMDQINLMLQSLKNEATKSEDMFMQLQEIQESVRLAFLNCFLDFAGSLERISFEFAEQRMDEEGSQLPNGYIHESKNIPSDHHGGVTDPHQKLLIVLSNIGYCKDELSYELYNKYKHIWLHSSGKDEGNSDVKDLVNSFSALEGKVLEQYTFAKANLIRSAAMNYLLNSGIHWGAAPAVKGVRDAAVELLHTLVAVHAEVFAGAKPLLDKTLGILVEGLIDTFISIFRENEATDLSALDTNGFCQLMLELEYFETILNPYFTSDARDSLKALQGLLLEKATESVTDAIENAGHNRRPTRGSEDALADDKQQGTSISPDELISLAQQYSSEFLQLELERTRINTACFAESIPLDTMPEPAKSAYSPFRNSMDSPSKTYRGTNKTGSSNFPRHRH